In Devosia sp. 1566, a single genomic region encodes these proteins:
- a CDS encoding carboxypeptidase M32 encodes MTAYQDFVARFGAVNDVLNAVNILNWDARTMMPAQASVTRSEQVGTLTGLARDLIVDNKTRDLTAAADAETAGLPEDSIERRSVVQAKQAIEFHLRVPGELVRERAAQHSVANDAWIAARQANDFSIFAPHLAEMLRLSKLYADAIGWQEHPYDALVGLYEPGETAASLTSLFSALRTGLKPIYDAAVARPAPRSDFLFRTVDPALQRKFAARMAEAFTFDQNRGRLDISVHPFEVSFTRNDVRLTTRYRPNYMPMALFGTLHETGHGLYEQNIAPELTRSVLATDLIGLYAVGGTSFGAHESQSRLWENHVGRSRSFWQRHMDDLRSDVPGVYDDVTAEEFYKGVTRVSPGLTRVESDEMSYDFHIMLRVELEQAMLDGSVAVADVPGEWNKAIKRDLGLDVPDDLQGCLQDIHWSVGYLGSFPTYTIGNITAAQLMETARNSVPEVIGATEAGDYVPLAGWLRDNIWQHGRRFSRDELLQRVTGRSLEIAPYLNYLQARYSEEA; translated from the coding sequence ATGACTGCTTACCAAGATTTCGTCGCGCGCTTCGGCGCGGTCAACGACGTGCTCAATGCCGTGAACATCCTCAACTGGGATGCGCGCACGATGATGCCGGCGCAGGCCAGCGTCACGCGCTCCGAACAGGTGGGCACGCTAACGGGCCTCGCCCGCGATCTGATCGTCGACAACAAGACGCGCGACCTGACCGCGGCCGCCGACGCGGAAACCGCTGGCCTGCCCGAAGATTCCATCGAGCGGCGCAGCGTGGTGCAGGCCAAGCAAGCCATCGAGTTCCACCTACGCGTGCCTGGTGAGTTGGTGCGGGAGCGGGCGGCTCAGCACTCGGTGGCCAATGACGCCTGGATTGCCGCCCGGCAGGCCAATGATTTTTCGATTTTTGCGCCTCATCTGGCCGAAATGCTGCGCCTCTCCAAGCTCTATGCCGATGCCATAGGCTGGCAGGAGCACCCCTATGATGCACTTGTGGGGCTTTATGAACCCGGCGAGACCGCCGCCAGTTTGACGAGTCTTTTCAGCGCCCTGCGGACCGGTCTTAAGCCGATCTACGACGCGGCCGTGGCGCGCCCGGCGCCGCGCAGCGACTTCTTGTTCCGCACAGTGGATCCGGCCCTGCAGCGCAAGTTCGCTGCCCGGATGGCGGAGGCATTCACCTTCGACCAGAACCGTGGGCGGCTCGATATTTCGGTGCATCCGTTCGAGGTGTCGTTCACGCGCAACGATGTGCGCCTGACCACGCGCTATCGTCCCAACTACATGCCGATGGCCTTGTTCGGCACGCTGCATGAAACCGGCCACGGGCTCTACGAGCAGAACATTGCGCCCGAGCTGACCCGCTCTGTACTCGCGACCGACCTCATCGGGCTTTATGCCGTGGGCGGCACGAGCTTTGGCGCCCATGAGTCGCAGTCGCGGCTGTGGGAGAACCATGTCGGGCGCAGTCGGTCCTTCTGGCAGCGGCATATGGACGATCTGCGCAGCGATGTGCCAGGCGTTTATGACGATGTCACCGCCGAGGAGTTCTACAAGGGCGTGACCCGGGTTTCGCCGGGCCTGACCCGCGTCGAGTCCGACGAGATGAGCTACGACTTCCACATCATGCTGCGGGTGGAACTCGAGCAAGCCATGCTCGATGGCAGCGTGGCTGTCGCGGATGTGCCGGGCGAGTGGAACAAGGCAATCAAGCGCGATCTCGGGCTCGATGTGCCCGATGACCTGCAGGGGTGCCTGCAGGATATTCACTGGTCGGTGGGTTACCTCGGCTCGTTCCCGACCTATACGATTGGCAACATCACGGCAGCGCAGCTGATGGAAACGGCGCGCAATAGCGTGCCCGAAGTCATCGGGGCGACTGAAGCGGGCGATTATGTGCCGCTCGCCGGCTGGCTGCGCGACAATATCTGGCAGCACGGCCGCCGCTTCTCGCGCGATGAACTGCTCCAGCGCGTGACCGGGCGCTCGCTCGAGATCGCGCCCTATCTCAACTATCTCCAAGCCCGTTATTCGGAAGAGGCATAA
- a CDS encoding ABC transporter permease — MGFFIQRIFQAAIVVVVMSILVFIGVYAIGNPIDVMIDPASTQEIRENLIRQYGFDRPLYEQYFVFVGNVLQGEFGQSFVYRVPVLDLIFSRLPATFELALGAILMAAVVGVPLGIWAGYRPRAFSSKAIMALSILGFSLPTFWVGLLLVLTFAVQLHWLPSGGRGPTSDLLGVPFSFFTPEGWSYIILPAFNLALFNMGLLIRLARAGTLEAMSSDYVRFARAQGLKESKVVGLHVLKNISIPIVTVFGLEFGSTLAFAVVTETIFNWPGVGKLIIDSIMVLDRPVMVAYLILVVLLFVLINLVVDLLYGILDPRIRARRSA, encoded by the coding sequence TTGGGATTCTTCATCCAACGCATTTTTCAGGCAGCCATCGTCGTGGTGGTCATGTCGATCCTGGTGTTTATTGGCGTTTACGCCATCGGCAATCCTATCGATGTGATGATCGATCCGGCCTCAACCCAGGAAATTCGAGAAAACCTCATCCGGCAGTACGGCTTCGACCGGCCGCTGTACGAGCAGTATTTCGTGTTCGTAGGCAATGTGCTGCAGGGCGAGTTCGGCCAGTCATTCGTGTACCGCGTACCCGTACTTGATCTGATCTTTTCGCGCTTGCCAGCGACTTTTGAGTTGGCGCTGGGCGCCATTTTGATGGCCGCCGTAGTCGGTGTACCCCTCGGGATCTGGGCCGGCTACCGGCCACGGGCGTTTTCGTCCAAGGCCATCATGGCGCTGTCGATCCTCGGCTTTTCGCTGCCGACCTTCTGGGTGGGCTTGTTGCTGGTGCTGACCTTCGCCGTGCAGCTGCATTGGCTGCCTTCAGGCGGGCGCGGACCGACCAGCGACCTTCTCGGCGTGCCCTTCTCGTTCTTCACGCCCGAGGGCTGGAGCTACATCATCCTGCCAGCCTTTAACCTCGCGCTGTTCAATATGGGCCTGCTGATCCGGCTCGCCCGCGCGGGCACGCTTGAGGCGATGAGCTCAGACTATGTGCGCTTTGCGCGCGCTCAGGGCCTCAAGGAAAGCAAGGTCGTGGGCCTGCATGTGCTCAAGAACATCTCGATCCCGATCGTGACCGTGTTCGGCCTTGAATTCGGTTCGACCCTAGCCTTTGCGGTCGTGACCGAGACAATCTTCAACTGGCCCGGCGTCGGCAAGCTGATCATCGACTCCATCATGGTGCTCGATCGCCCCGTCATGGTGGCTTACCTCATACTGGTGGTGCTTCTTTTTGTTCTCATCAATCTGGTGGTCGATCTGCTGTACGGCATTCTCGATCCGCGTATTCGCGCGAGGCGGTCGGCATGA
- a CDS encoding ABC transporter permease, whose amino-acid sequence MVEDLQVETWRTRLRDFWSEFSESKVALVSLVVIVAIVLIAIFAPWLSPQNPYDLAKLDLFDSRLPPGSVGSGGYVHVLGTDAAGRDLLSAIFYGLRISLLIGLMSGALALLVGMTIGLVAAFKGGRVEALIMRVVDLQLSMPAILLALVLTAMLGQGLWQLVTALVVAQYAYFARTIHGSASAERDKDYIEAAIATPLPAHIILLRHLLPNSLPPLIVVATVQVASAIALEATLSFLGLGLPLTEPSLGALISNGFQYLLSGRFWISVYPGVALVITIVSINLVGDQVRHVLNPRRGQ is encoded by the coding sequence ATGGTTGAAGATCTTCAGGTTGAAACCTGGCGCACGCGGCTGCGCGACTTCTGGAGCGAGTTCTCCGAAAGCAAGGTGGCGCTGGTTTCGCTGGTGGTCATCGTCGCCATCGTGCTGATCGCCATCTTTGCCCCCTGGCTGTCGCCGCAGAACCCCTATGACCTGGCCAAGCTCGACCTCTTCGACTCACGCCTGCCGCCAGGCAGCGTTGGCTCGGGCGGCTATGTGCATGTGCTGGGCACCGATGCGGCGGGTCGCGATCTGCTGTCGGCGATCTTTTACGGCTTGCGGATATCGCTGCTGATCGGGCTGATGTCGGGTGCCCTGGCATTGCTCGTTGGCATGACCATCGGACTCGTCGCCGCCTTCAAGGGCGGCCGGGTCGAGGCGCTGATCATGCGCGTGGTCGATCTGCAGCTCTCGATGCCGGCCATCCTGCTGGCGCTGGTGCTGACAGCCATGCTGGGGCAGGGGCTGTGGCAGCTGGTGACGGCTCTGGTCGTGGCGCAATACGCCTATTTTGCGCGCACCATCCACGGCTCGGCGAGCGCCGAACGCGACAAGGACTATATCGAGGCGGCCATTGCCACGCCCTTGCCGGCGCACATCATCCTCCTGCGGCACCTGTTGCCCAATTCGCTGCCCCCGCTCATCGTGGTGGCGACCGTGCAGGTCGCAAGCGCCATTGCGCTGGAAGCGACATTGTCGTTCCTCGGCCTTGGGCTGCCGCTCACCGAGCCCTCTCTGGGCGCGCTGATTTCCAACGGCTTCCAGTATCTACTGTCGGGCCGCTTCTGGATCTCGGTTTATCCCGGCGTCGCGCTGGTGATCACCATCGTTTCCATCAATCTTGTCGGCGATCAGGTTCGGCATGTGCTTAATCCGAGGCGCGGCCAATGA
- a CDS encoding ABC transporter ATP-binding protein → MSDAVLSVEELQTHFFTRKGVLKAVDGVSFSVGKGRILGLVGESGSGKSVTGYSILRLVDAPGKIVGGRILLNGTDLASLDNEAMRKTRGAVISMIFQDPMMTLNPVLKIGTQMVAALKAHLNISTADARKRARDALALVGIPAPDERLDVYPHHLSGGMRQRVAIAIALLHKPAVIIADEPTTALDVSIQSQILAEVRRLADSTGTAFVWVTHDLSVVSSLADDIAVMYAGRIVESGESAAVLAHPKHPYTAGLIASVPSQAKRGEKLAQIKGSTPSLANLPPGCPFQPRCPRATEICRTMPPLAPVGDTMVRCYHPILEGAA, encoded by the coding sequence ATGAGTGATGCCGTTCTGTCTGTGGAAGAACTGCAGACCCATTTCTTTACCCGCAAGGGCGTACTCAAGGCCGTGGATGGGGTATCCTTCTCCGTCGGCAAGGGTCGCATCCTGGGGCTGGTTGGCGAGTCCGGTTCGGGCAAGTCGGTCACCGGCTATTCGATCCTGCGGCTGGTGGATGCACCGGGCAAGATCGTCGGTGGCCGCATCCTGCTGAATGGCACCGATCTGGCGAGCCTCGACAACGAGGCCATGCGCAAGACGCGTGGGGCCGTCATCTCGATGATCTTCCAGGATCCGATGATGACGCTCAATCCCGTGCTCAAGATCGGCACGCAGATGGTGGCGGCGCTCAAGGCGCATCTCAACATCTCCACCGCCGACGCGCGCAAGCGCGCCCGGGATGCCCTGGCGCTGGTGGGTATCCCTGCTCCCGATGAGCGGCTCGATGTCTACCCGCATCATTTGTCCGGCGGGATGCGCCAGCGCGTGGCGATCGCTATTGCGCTGCTGCACAAGCCCGCGGTGATCATTGCCGACGAGCCGACCACGGCGCTCGACGTGTCGATCCAGAGCCAGATCCTGGCCGAGGTGCGCCGGCTCGCCGACAGCACCGGCACGGCGTTTGTCTGGGTGACCCACGATCTGTCGGTGGTGTCGAGCCTAGCGGACGATATTGCGGTGATGTATGCGGGCCGCATCGTGGAGTCGGGGGAAAGCGCGGCGGTGCTGGCTCACCCCAAGCACCCCTATACGGCCGGCCTGATCGCTTCGGTGCCGAGCCAAGCCAAGCGCGGCGAGAAGCTGGCGCAGATCAAGGGTTCGACCCCTTCGCTGGCCAATTTGCCGCCGGGCTGCCCTTTCCAGCCGCGCTGCCCGCGCGCCACCGAGATCTGCCGAACCATGCCGCCATTGGCGCCGGTCGGCGACACCATGGTGCGTTGTTACCACCCCATTCTGGAGGGCGCGGCATGA
- a CDS encoding ABC transporter substrate-binding protein: protein MLFRKNAVLALTLALIGSTTLSAQVMADDLTIGVRAGPDSIDPHWSTLGSQAESLRHIFDTLIGVDKDLQLQPAIATSWTPVDDDTWEFKIREGVKFHDGSDLTAEDVKFSIDRIPQVTGPMSMTIYTKSVDSVEVIDDYTVHVHTKGTAATLPNDFIRLFVVSSEIGEVGNEEFNSGKAAIGTGPYKFVSWQPKGDLVLVRNEEYWGEPAHWENVVRKEIPNDASRVAALQSGEVDLINYVPATDYAAMQNDSRLDTFIADSVYILNITPNVKDELPVKAKVNGAEIAENPLKDLRVREAMDLAINRDILSEVVLEGLGKPANQLMPATFFGGSTDLPVREYDLERAKALLAEAGYPNGFELDFACTNNRLPGDAAVCEALSQMWARAGLKINANALNGTVFFPAQQAGEFSLWLSGWGTLTGEASYTYGSLVHTADPENGLGAFNKSGYSNPEIDALLEEGSRTLDDEKRRGLYKQATELSMNDRVLIPTVIIQTVWAAKADTLTFEPRVDQETLAHLIQPVAQ from the coding sequence ATGCTTTTCCGGAAGAATGCCGTCCTCGCCCTCACCTTAGCCCTGATCGGCTCCACAACTCTGTCCGCCCAGGTCATGGCTGACGACCTGACGATCGGCGTGCGCGCCGGTCCTGACTCCATCGATCCGCATTGGTCGACCCTGGGTAGCCAGGCAGAGTCGCTGCGCCACATCTTCGATACGCTGATCGGCGTCGACAAGGACCTGCAGCTGCAGCCGGCGATCGCCACTTCGTGGACGCCAGTCGATGACGACACCTGGGAATTCAAGATCCGGGAAGGCGTCAAGTTTCATGACGGCTCCGACCTGACCGCCGAGGACGTCAAGTTCTCGATCGACCGCATTCCCCAGGTTACTGGCCCGATGAGCATGACCATCTACACCAAGTCGGTGGATTCGGTTGAGGTCATCGACGACTACACCGTGCATGTCCACACCAAGGGCACGGCCGCCACGCTCCCCAACGACTTCATTCGCCTGTTCGTTGTGTCCTCCGAGATCGGGGAAGTGGGCAATGAAGAGTTCAACTCGGGCAAGGCCGCTATCGGCACCGGCCCCTACAAGTTCGTGTCCTGGCAGCCCAAGGGCGACCTCGTCCTCGTGCGCAATGAGGAATACTGGGGCGAGCCAGCCCATTGGGAAAATGTCGTCCGCAAGGAAATCCCCAATGACGCATCGCGCGTTGCGGCTCTCCAGTCCGGTGAAGTTGACCTGATCAACTACGTGCCGGCGACCGATTATGCTGCCATGCAGAATGACTCGCGTCTCGACACCTTCATTGCTGACAGCGTCTACATCCTCAACATCACGCCGAACGTGAAGGACGAGTTGCCGGTCAAGGCCAAGGTGAACGGCGCCGAGATCGCTGAAAACCCGCTCAAGGACCTGCGCGTTCGTGAGGCCATGGACCTCGCCATCAACCGCGACATCCTCTCGGAAGTCGTGCTGGAAGGCCTGGGCAAGCCCGCCAACCAGCTGATGCCAGCCACCTTCTTTGGCGGCTCCACCGATCTGCCGGTTCGTGAGTACGACCTCGAACGTGCCAAGGCGCTGCTGGCGGAAGCTGGCTACCCCAACGGCTTCGAGCTCGACTTTGCCTGCACCAACAACCGTCTCCCCGGCGATGCTGCTGTGTGCGAGGCCCTGTCGCAGATGTGGGCGCGTGCTGGTCTCAAGATCAACGCCAATGCGCTCAACGGCACAGTGTTCTTCCCGGCCCAGCAGGCTGGCGAGTTCAGCCTCTGGCTTTCGGGCTGGGGTACGCTGACGGGCGAAGCCTCCTACACCTATGGTTCGCTGGTGCACACCGCTGATCCGGAAAATGGTCTCGGCGCGTTCAACAAGTCGGGCTATTCCAACCCAGAGATCGATGCTCTGCTCGAGGAAGGCTCGCGCACGCTGGATGATGAAAAGCGCCGTGGGCTCTACAAGCAGGCTACCGAGCTCTCGATGAACGACCGTGTGCTGATCCCGACCGTGATCATCCAGACTGTTTGGGCTGCCAAGGCCGACACGCTGACCTTCGAGCCGCGTGTTGACCAGGAAACACTCGCCCACCTGATCCAGCCTGTCGCTCAGTAA
- a CDS encoding isoaspartyl peptidase/L-asparaginase — MASLVIHGGAGTIPRANFTPETYQAARDGLRDALRAGWDILSRGGLAVDAVEAAVVALENHPSFNAGHGAVLNAAGDHELDAAIMDGRTRAAGAVASARAIRNPVRAARRVMDDSDCVLLSAGGADAFAREQGLEMVEQSYFTTPLRQQHWLRAQEEKAGLLMRPRSEAEKHGTVGAVALDDQGNLAAATSTGGYTYKRVGRVGDTPVIGAGTYACNGVVAVSCTGLGEYFIRRGTAHDIAARIRYRGEAVADAAQAAIADLTEDQCGAGLIAVDFEGRIAMPHNTEGMYRGSVTADGTASVGVYADDFSAVPL; from the coding sequence ATGGCAAGTCTTGTGATCCACGGCGGCGCCGGCACCATTCCGCGCGCCAACTTCACGCCCGAGACCTACCAGGCCGCCCGGGATGGCCTGCGTGATGCGCTGCGCGCCGGCTGGGACATCCTCTCCCGTGGTGGGTTGGCGGTTGATGCAGTGGAAGCGGCCGTGGTGGCGCTCGAGAACCACCCGAGCTTCAATGCCGGCCATGGCGCGGTGCTCAATGCCGCCGGCGACCATGAGCTGGATGCCGCCATCATGGACGGCCGCACCCGTGCAGCAGGGGCCGTCGCCTCCGCCCGTGCCATCCGCAACCCGGTGCGTGCGGCGCGCCGGGTGATGGATGACAGTGATTGCGTGCTCTTGTCGGCCGGCGGTGCCGATGCCTTTGCGCGCGAGCAGGGGCTCGAAATGGTGGAGCAGTCCTATTTCACGACGCCGCTGCGCCAGCAGCACTGGCTGCGGGCCCAGGAAGAAAAGGCGGGCCTGCTGATGCGGCCGCGCAGCGAAGCCGAAAAGCACGGCACCGTGGGTGCGGTGGCGTTGGACGATCAGGGCAATCTGGCCGCGGCGACCTCGACCGGCGGCTATACCTATAAGCGCGTTGGCCGCGTTGGCGACACACCGGTGATCGGGGCCGGCACCTATGCCTGCAATGGCGTGGTGGCGGTGTCCTGCACGGGCCTGGGCGAGTATTTCATCCGCCGTGGCACGGCCCATGACATTGCCGCGCGCATCCGCTATCGCGGGGAAGCTGTGGCGGATGCTGCACAGGCTGCCATTGCCGATCTGACGGAAGACCAGTGCGGCGCCGGGCTCATTGCGGTTGATTTCGAGGGCCGGATCGCCATGCCGCACAACACCGAAGGCATGTATCGCGGCTCGGTGACAGCCGATGGCACCGCTTCGGTTGGCGTTTATGCCGACGATTTCAGCGCCGTGCCGCTGTAA
- a CDS encoding creatininase family protein, whose translation MKIADMNWFQVETYLKSDDRAIVPLGSTEQHAYLSNAVDSILAEKISVEAAEPYGIPVFPALAFGITPYFATYPGSITLRMDTYGRIITDILDSLASTGFKRVLFVNGHGGNTPGQTAALEWLNSNPDCRIRWHNWWNAPKTLAKVHAIDPVASHASWMENFPWTRLPNIGMPDEQKPMADLDKLKTMDAGKVKEYLGDGNFGGRYQRSDEDMQAIWDVAVAETRALIEDGWA comes from the coding sequence ATGAAAATCGCCGACATGAATTGGTTTCAGGTTGAAACTTACCTGAAATCGGATGACCGGGCGATCGTGCCTCTCGGCTCTACCGAACAGCACGCCTATCTGAGCAATGCGGTGGACTCGATTCTTGCCGAGAAGATCTCGGTGGAAGCTGCTGAACCTTATGGCATTCCGGTGTTCCCGGCCCTGGCTTTTGGCATCACCCCCTATTTCGCCACCTATCCCGGCAGCATCACGCTGCGCATGGATACCTATGGGCGCATCATCACCGATATTCTCGATAGCCTCGCGAGCACTGGCTTCAAGCGGGTGCTGTTCGTGAACGGGCATGGCGGCAACACGCCCGGCCAGACGGCCGCGCTCGAATGGCTCAACAGCAACCCCGATTGCCGCATTCGCTGGCACAACTGGTGGAACGCGCCCAAGACGCTTGCCAAGGTGCACGCCATCGATCCCGTGGCTTCGCACGCTTCCTGGATGGAGAACTTCCCCTGGACGCGCCTGCCCAATATCGGCATGCCCGACGAGCAAAAGCCGATGGCCGACCTCGACAAGCTCAAGACCATGGACGCCGGCAAGGTCAAGGAATACCTGGGCGACGGCAATTTCGGCGGCCGCTACCAGCGCTCGGACGAAGACATGCAGGCGATCTGGGACGTTGCCGTTGCGGAAACCCGCGCGCTGATCGAGGATGGCTGGGCATGA
- a CDS encoding ABC transporter ATP-binding protein — MNQPILAITNASKRFVRRPALTDKIAHKLGGKDRTQTVHAVTDVSLGVQKGEVVGLVGESGCGKSTLGRMIAGIYDPSDGAITLDGKPVATSTGGRPRKLTTRVQMVHQDPFSSLDPRMRVGDTVAEGPVHHKLVPASGADSYVADMLRRVGLDPSTRRRFPHQFSGGQRQRVAIARALAMQPELLVLDEPVASLDVSIQAQVLNLFLDLRQTLGLTAVFISHDLSVVRHVSDRVAIMYLGRIVELADAVPLFDAPAHPYTRALLDSVPKLGAGRGAFSAVVGEIPSPLNPPPGCPFHPRCPHAGPRCKVDRPVLKPAAGAPGDVACHLYDGGTGA, encoded by the coding sequence ATGAACCAGCCGATCCTTGCCATCACCAACGCCTCCAAGCGCTTCGTGCGCCGCCCGGCCCTGACCGACAAGATCGCCCATAAGCTGGGCGGCAAAGACCGCACGCAGACCGTGCATGCGGTAACGGACGTCAGTCTGGGCGTGCAAAAGGGCGAGGTGGTCGGCCTCGTCGGGGAGTCGGGCTGCGGGAAATCCACCCTTGGGCGGATGATTGCCGGCATTTATGACCCGAGCGACGGGGCCATCACCCTTGACGGCAAGCCCGTGGCCACCAGCACCGGCGGGCGCCCGCGCAAGCTGACGACCCGTGTGCAGATGGTGCATCAGGACCCGTTTTCGAGCCTTGATCCACGCATGCGCGTGGGCGACACGGTGGCCGAAGGCCCCGTGCACCACAAGCTCGTGCCGGCCAGCGGCGCGGACAGCTATGTGGCCGACATGCTGCGCCGGGTGGGTCTCGATCCCAGCACGCGCCGCCGCTTTCCGCACCAGTTCTCGGGCGGCCAGCGCCAGCGCGTGGCCATTGCGCGCGCCCTTGCCATGCAGCCCGAACTGCTGGTGCTGGACGAGCCGGTAGCGTCGCTCGACGTGTCGATCCAGGCGCAGGTGCTCAACCTCTTCCTCGATCTGCGGCAGACGCTGGGGCTTACCGCCGTCTTCATTAGCCACGACCTCAGCGTTGTGCGCCACGTATCGGACCGCGTCGCCATCATGTATCTGGGGCGGATCGTGGAACTGGCCGATGCCGTGCCGCTGTTCGATGCGCCGGCCCATCCCTATACGCGTGCTCTGCTCGACAGCGTGCCCAAGCTGGGTGCCGGGCGCGGTGCGTTTTCGGCCGTGGTCGGGGAAATTCCCTCGCCGCTCAATCCGCCGCCAGGATGCCCGTTCCATCCGCGTTGCCCTCATGCCGGACCGCGCTGCAAGGTCGACCGTCCCGTTCTCAAGCCTGCCGCCGGTGCCCCCGGCGATGTTGCCTGCCACCTTTATGATGGTGGCACAGGAGCCTGA
- a CDS encoding GntR family transcriptional regulator, with protein MSSSPRTNLPEKRSNRSDRLGHAQAELILATFAAKLDRSLPVPLGVQLQGLIQYGVALGDLPSGMRLPSVRELAESAGVAPMTIVGVYNELKQQKLIETRGSSGTFVAKTESLPDPTVFQRLNPAIDALLQLGQSLGVDAGRITAMIAGRAGHLRFQQANGLNLVLVGLFADATQAYADHIRPNLPATDTLVAVTVDALRNGSPLPPADLILTFANRRAEVEQIVGTNIPVLGLQFIASEATRTRLAGLDPSMRVGIVSIFPQFMAMMKSGVMRFCPHVTSTAITMADDPELERFIEQVDVVVYATGLDWMAGKVAPHQQAFEYRHAPDRTFVQQHVLPLLDTLRNNTTAKETA; from the coding sequence ATGTCAAGCTCTCCTCGCACTAATCTGCCGGAAAAACGATCAAATCGTTCTGACCGCCTAGGACATGCGCAGGCTGAGCTAATCCTGGCCACATTTGCTGCGAAACTCGACCGCTCCCTGCCCGTCCCACTCGGCGTGCAGCTCCAGGGCCTTATCCAATATGGCGTTGCGCTCGGCGACCTGCCGTCCGGAATGCGGCTACCCTCTGTACGCGAGCTGGCGGAAAGCGCCGGCGTAGCCCCCATGACCATTGTAGGCGTCTACAACGAACTCAAGCAGCAAAAACTGATCGAAACGCGCGGCAGTTCGGGCACATTCGTAGCCAAGACCGAGAGCTTGCCCGACCCCACGGTGTTCCAGCGGCTTAACCCCGCCATCGACGCCCTGCTGCAACTGGGGCAAAGCCTGGGCGTGGACGCTGGCAGGATCACCGCCATGATTGCCGGTCGCGCTGGCCATCTGCGGTTCCAGCAAGCAAACGGGCTCAATCTCGTGCTGGTGGGCTTGTTTGCCGATGCGACCCAGGCCTATGCCGACCACATTCGCCCGAACTTGCCCGCAACTGACACTCTTGTGGCAGTAACCGTCGATGCCTTGCGCAATGGATCGCCCCTGCCCCCTGCCGACCTGATCCTAACCTTCGCCAACCGGCGGGCTGAAGTCGAGCAGATCGTTGGCACCAATATCCCGGTGCTCGGCCTTCAGTTTATTGCCTCGGAGGCCACCCGAACCCGCCTCGCCGGCCTCGATCCAAGCATGCGGGTCGGCATCGTCTCCATCTTCCCCCAGTTCATGGCGATGATGAAGTCCGGCGTCATGCGCTTTTGCCCTCATGTGACCAGCACGGCGATCACCATGGCCGACGATCCCGAGCTCGAACGCTTTATCGAGCAGGTCGACGTCGTGGTTTATGCCACCGGCCTCGACTGGATGGCCGGCAAGGTCGCCCCCCATCAGCAGGCATTCGAATACCGGCACGCGCCGGACCGCACCTTCGTGCAGCAACACGTCCTGCCGCTGCTTGATACCCTGAGAAACAATACCACTGCCAAGGAGACAGCATGA
- a CDS encoding nucleoside hydrolase, translating into MVRKFILDTDGGVDDAQALLMLIAAGRTPDAITTVFGNVGLDAATRNILAVLAVGGAGDVPVHKGAARPLTQPIIDAKYIHGEDGLGGAPRPTQTAQPASEDAVGFLVSSLRAAAAAGDKIDILMIGPLTNLALALRLAPDIVGGIGQLTIMGATVYGRGNTTPAAEFNIYADPEAAAIVFGAEIETLVAPWEPCVTHYMTGAEVDAMFAALPECFEKQFSLALAHHARQTNIGYGGEDHFRFVDPLAAAAVIEPGIVTKTIEASIDVALAPGITRGMTVVDPSGRLGTPKVTVIEEAKIERLVALYQRSVAYRPAAS; encoded by the coding sequence ATGGTTCGCAAGTTTATTCTCGATACCGATGGTGGCGTCGACGACGCGCAGGCGCTGCTGATGCTGATCGCAGCGGGGCGCACGCCGGATGCCATCACCACCGTGTTTGGCAATGTGGGGCTTGATGCCGCCACGCGGAACATTCTGGCGGTTCTTGCCGTGGGTGGGGCGGGTGATGTGCCCGTGCACAAGGGGGCGGCACGGCCGCTGACCCAGCCCATTATCGATGCCAAATATATCCATGGCGAAGATGGCCTTGGCGGTGCACCGCGGCCCACGCAAACGGCGCAGCCCGCCAGCGAAGATGCGGTTGGCTTCCTCGTTTCGAGCCTACGCGCAGCGGCCGCTGCCGGCGACAAAATCGATATCCTGATGATCGGGCCTTTGACCAATCTGGCGCTGGCCTTGCGCCTGGCCCCCGACATTGTGGGCGGCATCGGGCAGCTCACGATCATGGGCGCTACGGTTTACGGCCGCGGCAACACCACGCCCGCGGCAGAGTTCAATATCTATGCCGACCCGGAGGCGGCCGCGATCGTGTTCGGGGCCGAGATCGAGACCCTCGTGGCCCCCTGGGAGCCCTGCGTTACCCATTACATGACGGGGGCGGAAGTGGATGCGATGTTCGCTGCGCTCCCCGAGTGCTTCGAAAAGCAGTTCTCGCTGGCCCTGGCCCACCATGCCCGGCAGACCAATATCGGCTATGGCGGGGAAGACCATTTCCGCTTCGTGGACCCGCTAGCCGCTGCGGCCGTGATCGAGCCCGGCATCGTGACCAAGACGATCGAAGCATCGATCGATGTGGCGCTGGCACCCGGCATCACCCGCGGCATGACCGTGGTGGACCCCTCGGGCCGGCTTGGCACGCCCAAGGTGACCGTGATCGAGGAAGCCAAGATCGAGCGTTTGGTGGCGCTGTATCAGCGCTCGGTCGCGTATCGTCCCGCTGCCAGCTAA